Proteins from a single region of Geothrix sp. PMB-07:
- a CDS encoding RNA polymerase sigma factor, which translates to MELSQALPLVRRGDELAWEFFVRTFQGRVFGLAYHYTAQAEDARDLTQDVFVRIYQNLALVPDESGCLPWIIRITRNACIDHLRRRKARPPLWDLPADELFDLRSTDQNPEEAHLAAVRKTMVHRALQELTDLNREVILLKEIQGLGLEEIAAILEVPVGTVKSRSNRARLELAQKLCAAGMGG; encoded by the coding sequence ATGGAACTCTCCCAAGCGCTGCCCCTGGTTCGACGTGGCGATGAGCTGGCCTGGGAGTTCTTTGTCCGCACCTTCCAGGGCCGGGTCTTCGGGCTGGCCTACCACTACACGGCCCAGGCCGAGGATGCCCGGGACCTCACCCAGGATGTCTTCGTGCGCATCTATCAGAACCTGGCCCTGGTGCCGGATGAATCCGGCTGCCTGCCTTGGATCATCCGCATCACCCGCAACGCCTGCATCGACCACCTGCGGCGGCGGAAGGCCCGACCGCCTCTGTGGGATCTGCCTGCCGACGAGCTGTTCGATCTGCGATCCACCGACCAGAACCCCGAGGAGGCCCACCTGGCGGCGGTGCGGAAGACGATGGTCCACCGCGCGCTCCAGGAGCTGACGGATCTGAACCGAGAGGTCATCCTCCTCAAGGAGATCCAGGGCCTGGGTCTGGAGGAGATCGCCGCCATTCTGGAAGTGCCCGTGGGCACGGTGAAATCCCGCTCCAACCGCGCCCGGCTGGAATTGGCCCAGAAGCTCTGCGCCGCGGGCATGGGAGGCTGA
- a CDS encoding zf-HC2 domain-containing protein translates to MNDSLLPPQAALDLTRAILARTSGSSCERLQELACDLVDETLDATRSQLAQAHLDGCPGCARLVAALRAAQTALPALAQANPGPWFTQRVLRATVHRPVAARTDLRSLWWKLMHRPRIALEAAYLGAAAGLMGITLPIPAPSIPLRVPAFVQPLGASAQRVKAQVIQVERRSALTVQQGLRPAPASPAAPRPSHWQRGSAWMRAQFQALRGNPPAAPAQGNPTGPPNP, encoded by the coding sequence ATGAACGACTCCCTGCTCCCGCCCCAGGCCGCCTTGGATCTCACCCGGGCCATCCTGGCCCGTACGTCTGGATCGTCCTGCGAACGCCTGCAGGAGCTGGCCTGCGACCTCGTGGATGAAACGCTGGATGCCACCCGGAGCCAGCTGGCCCAGGCCCACCTGGACGGCTGCCCCGGCTGCGCGAGGCTTGTCGCGGCCCTGCGCGCCGCGCAGACGGCGCTGCCCGCCCTGGCCCAGGCGAACCCCGGACCCTGGTTCACCCAGCGAGTGCTGCGGGCCACGGTCCACCGTCCGGTTGCGGCCAGGACGGACCTGCGCAGCCTCTGGTGGAAACTGATGCACCGGCCCCGCATCGCCCTGGAGGCCGCCTACCTGGGCGCCGCCGCAGGCCTCATGGGCATCACCCTGCCCATCCCTGCGCCTTCAATTCCCCTGCGGGTTCCCGCCTTTGTGCAGCCCCTGGGCGCCTCCGCCCAGCGGGTGAAAGCCCAGGTGATCCAGGTCGAACGCCGCAGTGCCCTGACGGTCCAGCAGGGCCTTCGCCCCGCACCGGCATCGCCCGCCGCACCTCGTCCATCCCATTGGCAGCGCGGCTCGGCCTGGATGCGCGCCCAGTTCCAGGCGCTCCGCGGGAATCCGCCCGCCGCTCCGGCCCAGGGAAATCCAACCGGCCCCCCGAACCCCTGA
- a CDS encoding ATP-binding cassette domain-containing protein — protein sequence MLETRPVAAGSEDIVIRGAAEHNLKGFDLRIPRRSLTVITGVSGSGKSSLAFDTLFREGQRRFLETLPAFSRQFVGGLSRPALRSIEGLGPAVALGQRVNHANLRSTVGTLTEGWDLLRLLFARLGKAPEGIHPTRGLFSFNGEAGACPQCQGLGVEDRLDLDLLVADPAKSLREGALRVSTPNGYLMYSQVTLAVLDEVLRAHGGSVDTPWRDLSDEVRQVVLQGSERLKVPYGKHPLESRLKWAGITARPRPEGFYRGLVPVMEEILRSKRNDSILRFVRSSPCGACGGTRLRPEALAVSWQGWRIVDLAAMPVKALGPCLAAIQAPADEAAILDPIRQELLERCELMEDLGLGYLSLDRPAPSLSRGEAQRLRLLGLALGELRGLLLVLDEPSAGLHPSEVARLIQVLQRLRDQGQTVVVVEHEAQIARAADWLVDLGPGPGKAGGELLWSGPPAQLLEAPEGRAAATRRWLQGDDPEPIRPARIDKGGLKLDGLNRNNLQNLAIELALGALNVVSGVSGAGKSSLLEEVVQRLGAGGAIQDSFQRIVRVDAEPIGRTPRSNAATYTGASDLLRDLFAATPEAKARGFGRGHFSFNTAGGRCEACEGAGVQEVGLRHFGTVELPCEACGGRRFHPEVLTVQVRGRSMADLLEGSIAETAELFADQPKLRRILKALLEVGLGYLPLGQPATTLSGGEAQRVKLAAELAKAGRGAALIVLDEPSTGLHSADVHVLLESWDRLLDAGHTLLVADNHRAVLRHADQVLDLGPGSGPEGGRLVCGGRPEALMACEASLTGAALRARPSQPMPTPMASEATAIELRGVRTHNLQGIEVAIPARGLTVVTGPSGSGKSSLVFDTLLAEAQNRFADLVSPWARRLLPRRGGADLESAHGLQAAIAVPQRAGRRNPRSTVGSVTELDELLRLIFSRAGERPCPVCGATTLGERCACGESLPVLWASDFSPHSERGACPRCKGLGLLQRCDPERLVSHPDLPLDGGALGGTRFGAYLGEPDGQFMATLRHAAGQAGLSVEGPWRGLAPEAQQLALYGTGDRIHEVSWWYRRGKSEGVHHLKTAWAGLLDLVDREYERTHAEAKGAELEVLLADVPCEACDGERLKEQARRVRFGPHRLGPWLERPLQEMLDWFATAEEQGLSARAIKLTEDLREDVVRKLRALAEAGLGYLSLRREMASLSGGEAQRVRLAASLSGGLVGVTYVLDEPSQGLHSRDVRRLGGVLRGLAEAGNAVVLVEHDRSLIAAADHVIELGPGAGPAGGRLVAAGPPRPMKEGASRARKEGRQDGKLDTASGGVAVLPPLPAVGLRGASLHNLQSLDVAFPVGALVAVSGVSGSGKSSLVMGVLAPSLQHHLEGRDPVGCEGLETPLTFESVLCAQQGSLELSPQSTVSSLAGFSEALRKRFAATPRAKALKLGAKHFSTARPGGRCEACEGRGVITIAMDLLPDVALGCDVCGGQRFQPQVLECLVEGKTITDVLEASVAEAALFFTGLAPLAKPMQALCDMGLGYLKLGQEGSTLSEGERQRLRLATLLAEMGPGRRAILLDEPTRGLGFEDVTRLVDSLRQVAGQGHLVVAVEHDLVFLRASDWVIDLGPEAGAAGGRVVAQGPPEALTTHPESHTGQALAAPGNS from the coding sequence TTGTTGGAAACGAGACCGGTTGCAGCGGGAAGTGAAGACATCGTCATCCGGGGGGCCGCCGAGCACAACCTCAAGGGCTTCGACCTGCGCATTCCGAGGCGCAGCCTCACGGTGATCACGGGGGTGTCAGGTTCGGGCAAATCCTCCCTGGCCTTCGACACCTTATTCCGGGAAGGACAGCGCCGCTTCCTGGAAACCTTGCCTGCCTTCAGCCGCCAGTTCGTGGGGGGGCTATCCCGCCCGGCCCTGCGCAGCATCGAAGGGCTGGGACCGGCGGTGGCCCTGGGGCAGCGTGTGAACCACGCCAACCTCCGCTCCACCGTGGGCACCCTCACAGAGGGCTGGGACCTCCTCCGGCTGCTCTTTGCCCGTTTGGGCAAGGCGCCGGAGGGGATCCATCCCACCCGCGGCCTGTTTTCCTTCAATGGCGAAGCGGGCGCCTGTCCCCAATGCCAGGGCCTGGGCGTGGAGGACCGCCTGGACCTGGACCTGCTGGTGGCCGATCCGGCCAAGTCCCTGCGCGAGGGGGCGCTGCGCGTCAGCACGCCCAACGGCTACCTCATGTATTCGCAAGTCACGCTGGCCGTGCTGGACGAGGTGCTGCGCGCCCACGGCGGATCCGTGGATACGCCGTGGAGAGATCTCAGCGATGAGGTGCGCCAGGTGGTGCTGCAGGGCTCTGAGCGGTTGAAGGTGCCCTATGGCAAGCACCCCTTGGAATCCCGCCTGAAATGGGCGGGCATCACCGCCAGGCCGCGGCCCGAGGGCTTCTACCGCGGGCTTGTGCCGGTGATGGAGGAGATCCTCCGCAGCAAGCGCAACGATTCGATTTTGCGCTTCGTGCGCAGCTCGCCCTGCGGCGCCTGTGGGGGAACGCGGCTGCGTCCGGAGGCCTTGGCTGTGAGCTGGCAGGGCTGGCGCATCGTGGATCTGGCGGCGATGCCGGTGAAGGCCCTCGGCCCCTGCCTGGCGGCGATCCAGGCCCCCGCCGACGAGGCGGCCATTCTGGATCCCATCCGCCAGGAGCTGCTGGAACGCTGCGAACTCATGGAGGATCTGGGCCTGGGTTACCTCTCCCTGGATCGCCCGGCGCCCAGTCTGTCCCGTGGCGAAGCCCAACGCCTGCGCCTTCTCGGCCTGGCCCTGGGGGAACTGCGGGGCCTCCTGCTGGTGCTGGATGAGCCCTCCGCAGGCCTGCATCCCAGCGAGGTGGCCCGCCTGATCCAGGTGCTGCAGCGCCTCCGCGACCAGGGCCAGACCGTGGTGGTGGTCGAACACGAGGCGCAGATCGCCCGAGCCGCGGACTGGCTCGTGGACCTCGGCCCGGGGCCCGGAAAGGCCGGAGGGGAACTGCTCTGGAGCGGCCCGCCTGCGCAGCTCCTGGAGGCACCGGAAGGCCGTGCCGCCGCGACCCGGCGCTGGCTTCAGGGGGATGACCCGGAGCCGATCCGCCCGGCGCGGATCGACAAGGGCGGCCTGAAACTGGATGGGCTGAATCGCAACAACCTGCAGAACCTTGCCATCGAGCTGGCCTTGGGCGCTCTGAACGTTGTCAGCGGTGTGTCCGGGGCGGGCAAGTCCTCGCTGCTGGAGGAGGTGGTTCAGCGCCTTGGAGCGGGCGGCGCCATCCAGGACTCCTTCCAGCGTATCGTCCGGGTGGATGCTGAGCCCATCGGCCGCACGCCCCGTTCCAATGCGGCCACCTATACGGGCGCTTCCGACCTCCTTCGCGATCTCTTCGCAGCCACCCCTGAGGCGAAGGCGCGGGGTTTCGGCAGGGGGCACTTTTCCTTCAACACCGCCGGGGGGCGCTGCGAGGCCTGTGAAGGGGCGGGTGTTCAGGAGGTGGGGTTGCGGCACTTCGGCACCGTGGAGCTGCCTTGCGAGGCCTGCGGCGGGCGACGCTTCCACCCGGAGGTGCTGACGGTGCAGGTGCGCGGCCGCAGCATGGCCGACCTGCTGGAGGGCAGCATCGCCGAGACCGCGGAGCTGTTCGCCGATCAGCCGAAACTCCGGCGCATCCTGAAGGCGCTGCTGGAAGTGGGCCTGGGCTACCTGCCCCTGGGCCAGCCCGCCACCACCCTGTCTGGCGGGGAAGCTCAGCGCGTGAAGCTGGCCGCAGAACTCGCCAAGGCGGGACGCGGCGCCGCGCTGATCGTTCTGGACGAGCCCAGCACCGGGCTGCACTCGGCGGATGTCCATGTCCTGCTGGAGAGCTGGGATCGTCTGCTGGATGCTGGCCACACCCTGCTGGTGGCGGACAATCACCGAGCGGTCTTGCGGCATGCGGACCAGGTGTTGGACCTGGGGCCTGGCAGCGGTCCCGAGGGCGGGCGGCTGGTGTGTGGGGGCAGGCCAGAGGCACTGATGGCGTGCGAGGCGTCGCTGACGGGGGCGGCCCTGCGGGCCCGGCCTTCCCAGCCAATGCCAACCCCCATGGCCTCGGAAGCGACGGCCATCGAGTTGCGGGGCGTGCGCACCCACAACCTGCAGGGCATCGAGGTGGCCATCCCCGCCCGGGGGCTGACGGTGGTGACGGGGCCTTCAGGCAGCGGGAAGTCCTCCCTGGTGTTCGACACCTTGCTGGCTGAGGCCCAGAACCGCTTTGCGGATCTGGTGTCACCCTGGGCGAGGCGCCTGCTGCCGCGCCGAGGCGGTGCGGACCTGGAGAGCGCCCACGGCCTCCAGGCCGCCATCGCCGTCCCCCAGCGGGCGGGGCGGCGCAATCCCCGTTCCACGGTGGGTTCTGTCACCGAGCTGGATGAGTTGCTGCGGCTGATCTTCTCCCGCGCGGGGGAGCGCCCCTGCCCAGTCTGCGGGGCGACCACGTTGGGCGAACGGTGCGCCTGCGGCGAAAGCCTTCCCGTGCTGTGGGCGTCGGATTTCTCACCGCATTCCGAGCGGGGCGCCTGCCCCCGTTGCAAGGGGCTGGGCTTGCTGCAGCGCTGCGATCCTGAGCGGCTGGTGAGTCACCCCGACCTGCCACTGGATGGGGGCGCCCTGGGGGGCACACGCTTCGGCGCCTACCTGGGCGAACCCGACGGCCAGTTCATGGCGACGCTTCGCCACGCGGCTGGCCAGGCTGGCCTCAGCGTCGAGGGGCCCTGGCGCGGGCTGGCGCCCGAAGCCCAACAGCTCGCCTTGTACGGAACCGGGGATCGGATTCATGAGGTGAGCTGGTGGTACCGCCGTGGCAAATCGGAGGGTGTGCATCACCTGAAGACCGCGTGGGCGGGCCTCCTCGACCTGGTGGACCGCGAGTACGAGCGGACCCATGCCGAGGCCAAGGGGGCCGAGTTGGAGGTTCTTCTGGCCGATGTCCCCTGCGAAGCCTGCGACGGCGAACGCCTGAAGGAGCAAGCGCGCAGGGTCAGGTTCGGTCCGCACCGTTTGGGGCCGTGGCTGGAGCGACCGCTCCAGGAAATGCTCGATTGGTTTGCCACGGCGGAGGAACAGGGATTGTCCGCCAGGGCGATCAAGCTCACGGAGGATCTTCGTGAAGATGTCGTGCGCAAGCTTCGGGCCCTCGCTGAAGCAGGGCTGGGCTACCTCTCCCTGCGTCGCGAGATGGCGAGCCTCTCCGGTGGCGAAGCTCAGCGCGTCCGTCTCGCCGCCTCCCTCAGCGGCGGACTGGTGGGCGTGACCTACGTGTTGGATGAACCCAGTCAGGGGCTGCATTCGCGGGATGTCCGGAGGCTCGGCGGCGTGCTCCGCGGGCTGGCGGAGGCCGGCAACGCGGTGGTGCTGGTGGAGCATGACCGCTCCCTGATTGCAGCCGCGGACCACGTGATCGAACTGGGACCGGGCGCAGGCCCTGCGGGCGGACGCCTCGTGGCCGCAGGGCCGCCCAGGCCGATGAAGGAAGGAGCGTCCCGCGCACGAAAGGAAGGGCGCCAGGACGGGAAATTGGACACCGCTTCGGGCGGAGTTGCTGTGTTGCCTCCGCTGCCTGCGGTGGGCCTGCGTGGAGCCAGCCTTCACAACCTCCAAAGCCTCGATGTGGCCTTTCCCGTGGGGGCGCTGGTGGCTGTCAGCGGGGTCTCCGGCAGCGGGAAATCCAGCCTGGTCATGGGCGTGCTGGCCCCTTCCCTGCAGCATCACCTGGAGGGGCGCGACCCAGTGGGCTGCGAAGGCCTTGAGACACCCTTGACCTTCGAGTCGGTGCTCTGCGCCCAGCAGGGCAGCCTGGAGCTTTCCCCCCAAAGCACGGTGTCGAGCCTGGCAGGGTTCAGCGAGGCGCTGCGGAAGCGCTTCGCTGCGACGCCGCGGGCCAAGGCCCTGAAGCTGGGGGCCAAGCACTTCTCCACAGCCAGGCCCGGCGGCCGCTGCGAGGCCTGTGAGGGCCGCGGCGTGATCACGATCGCCATGGACCTGCTCCCGGATGTCGCCCTGGGCTGTGATGTCTGCGGTGGACAGCGCTTCCAGCCGCAGGTGCTGGAGTGCCTTGTCGAGGGGAAGACCATCACCGATGTCCTGGAAGCCAGTGTGGCGGAGGCCGCTTTGTTCTTCACCGGTCTGGCCCCTCTCGCCAAGCCCATGCAGGCCCTCTGCGACATGGGGTTGGGCTACCTGAAGCTGGGGCAGGAGGGCTCCACCCTGTCGGAGGGTGAACGGCAGCGCCTGCGCCTGGCTACCCTGCTCGCGGAGATGGGGCCGGGACGCAGGGCCATCCTGCTGGATGAACCCACGCGCGGCCTGGGCTTCGAGGATGTGACGCGCCTGGTGGATTCGTTGCGGCAGGTCGCGGGACAGGGCCATCTCGTGGTCGCCGTGGAGCATGATCTGGTTTTCCTTCGCGCCAGCGATTGGGTCATCGATCTGGGGCCAGAAGCTGGTGCGGCCGGGGGCCGGGTGGTGGCCCAGGGGCCGCCGGAGGCGCTGACCACCCACCCCGAATCCCATACGGGACAGGCCCTGGCGGCGCCCGGGAATTCCTAG